CCGTACGCCGTCTCGGACGACGATCTTCGGGAGATCCTGCTCACACTCCGTACGGAAGGCTGGCTCGCCGGGGAAGCGCTCGTCACCGTGGAGCGCAGCACCAGAGGCGGGGAATTCGGCTGGCCGGACGGCTTCGAGGCGATCCGTGCCCGCCGCTACGGCGAGGGAACGTTTTGGTACGGTCGCGCCGCCTCTACGTGCGAAGACGCACGATGACCGGACCGGAGAGCGAGGGAATTCAAGTGCGCCGTGCCGTCTGTCCCGGGTCGTTCGACCCGATCACCAACGGACACCTCGACATCATCGCCCGGGCCTCCAGCCTCTACGACGAGGTCTACGTCGCCGTGATGATCAACCAGGCGAAGAAGGGCCTGTTCGAGATCGAGGAGCGGATCGACCTCATCCGCCAGGTCACCGCCGAGTACGGCAACGTGCGTGTGGAGTCCTTCCACGGCCTCCTCGTCGACTTCTGCAAGCAGCGCGACATCCCGGCCATCGTCAAGGGCCTGCGCGCGGTCAGCGACTTCGACTACGAACTGCAGATGGCCCAGATGAACAACGGCCTCTCGGGCGTGGAGACCCTCTTCATCCCCACCAACCCCACCTACAGCTTCCTGTCGTCCTCGCTGGTCAAGGAGGTCGCGACCTGGGGCGGCGACGTGTCCCACCTGGTGCCGCCGCTGGTGCTCGACGTCCTCTCCGAGCGCCTGAAGAAGCGCTGAACCGCCCGCCGTACCGCCTCCGGAGACTGACAATCCGTCACCCGGTGTCCCGGGGACACCCCAGGGTCGTACAGTCGTCCCGTCCGTCTCCAACACAGCTGTAGAGAGTGGCGAGCACACGGTGGACGTCCAGAAGAAGCTCGACGAGATCACTGCGATGGTCTCCGGGGCCCGCGCCATGCCCATGTCGGCCTCGTGCGTGGTCAACCGCGCGGAACTGCTCGCCACGCTGGAGGAGCTGCGCGCCGAGCTGCCCGGCTCGCTCGCCCAGGCCCAGGAACTGCTCGGCGGCCGGGAGCAGATGGTCGCCCAGGCCCGCCAGGAGGCCGACCGGATCATCGAGACCGCGCACGCCGAGCGGGGCTCCCTGATCGCCGACACCGAGGTCGCCCGCCGCTCCCAGGCGGAGGCCGACCGGATCCTCGCCGAGGCCCGCCAGGAGGCCGAGGAGGTCCGCGCCGAGGCCGACGACTACGTCGACTCCAAGCTCGCCAACTTCGAGGTCGTCCTCACCAAGACCCTCGGCTCGGTGGGCCGCGGCCGCGAGAAGCTGCTCGGCACCGGACCCGGCCTCGACGAGAACGGCTACGAGGACGAGGACGCCCCCGAGCGCAGCCACGACCCGGAGACCCTGCGCCGCGACGCCGACACCTACGTCGACACCAAGCTCGGCGCCTTCGAGGCGGTGCTGGCCAAGACCCTGGAGGCGGTCGGCCGGGGCCGCCAGAAGCTGCACGGCCGGATCGCCACCGACGACCTCGGCGCCCTCGCCGACGACTCCACCACCGTCCAGCACTCCAGCGACGCCGACTACCTGGCCGGCCTCGCGGCCCTGTCGGACGCCCCCGCCGAGCGGCCCCGCCAGCCCGAGTACGGCGAGCCGCAGCCGACCGCGGCCCAGATCCCGGCCCAGGCCGTGCCGGACATGCCCGCGCAGGAGCCGGCCTACGGCTACGCGCAGCAGCAGCCCGACCCGTACGCCGCCTACCAGCAGGCCTACGGCGCCGGTCAGGACCCGTACGGCTACCAGCAGCAGGCCGGCGACCCGTATGCCTACCAGGGCTACGACGCCCAGCAGCAGCCCTACGACCCCCAGCACGGCTACGCCCAGCCCCAGCAGCCCCAGCAGCCCCAGCAGGTCCAGCCGCAGGCGCTCGACGAGACCAGCCTCTTCGACACCAGCATGATCAGCGCCGAACAGCTGCGGGCCTACGAGCAGGGCCGCGGAGTCTAGGGCCGTCCCACGGGCCCCGCAGGTCCGGATTGGGCCGTGAGCGAATGGTCCAGTATCCTGGCTCTTCGGTCGCGCGTACGTCCGCGATCGCCGCTGCCCTGGAAACACCGGAGGGCGGCATCCCCGAGCTACGAAGACCGAAAGCAGGAATGGTTCTGAACGCGCGCCTCGACCACCGCGACCCCCTCGTGTTCGACACACACGAGCTGGGACGGCGGCCCGGTGCGCTCCAGCGCCTGACCCGCACGGTCGACGCTCCCAAGGACTTCGGTGTCCAGGGAGTCATCGGAGTGCCGGAAGGCGCGCCGGTGGAACTCGATCTCCGACTCGAGTCGGTCATGGAAGGGGTGCTCGTCACAGGCACCGCCCGTGCCACGGCCGAGGGGGAGTGCGTAAGGTGTCTGGAGCCGCTTGAGCAGCAGCTCGTAGCGGACTTCCAGGAGTTGTTCTCGTACCCTGACGCCGACGACCGGGGCCGCCCTGCGGCGGAACCGGGCGACGACGCCGAGGACGACGAGGACAGGCTCTTCATCGAGGACGGTCTGATCGGCCTCGAACCCGTGCTGCGCGACGCGGTGGTGCTCGCACTGCCGATGCAGCCGGTGTGCCGGGAAGACTGCCCGGGTCTGTGCTCCGAGTGCGGAGCACGCCTGGCGGACGACCCGGACCACCACCACGACGCCGTCGACATCCGTTGGGCGGCTTTGCAGGGACTCGCCGGTTCACTCGAAGACGGCGAGAAGGACGAGATGAGCGGCGACGCGCCAGGATCCGCGGACGCCGCCGAGAAGCAGGAGAAGTAGCCGTGGCTGTTCCGAAGCGGAAGATGTCGCGCAGCAACACGCGCCACCGCCGGTCGCAGTGGAAGGCTGCGGTCCCCACCCTGGTTGCGTGCGAGCGCTGCCACGAGCCCAAGCAGCAGCACATCGCGTGCCCGTCTTGCGGCACTTACAACAAGCGCCAGGTCCTCGAGGTCTGAGCGGCTGGTGAGAGGCACTGTGTCAGTCCCCAAGAAGGCGGAAGACGCCAAGGCGGACCCACCCGCCAAGAAGAAGGCGGACACCCAGGCCTCGTCCCACACGCTTCTGGAAGGGCGGCTCGGCTACCAGCTCGAGTCCGCCCTTCTGGTGCGTGCACTGACCCACCGTTCCTACGCGTACGAGAACGGCGGTCTGCCGACGAACGAGCGGCTGGAGTTCCTCGGTGACTCCGTCCTCGGCCTCGTCG
The Streptomyces sp. NBC_01723 genome window above contains:
- the coaD gene encoding pantetheine-phosphate adenylyltransferase, yielding MRRAVCPGSFDPITNGHLDIIARASSLYDEVYVAVMINQAKKGLFEIEERIDLIRQVTAEYGNVRVESFHGLLVDFCKQRDIPAIVKGLRAVSDFDYELQMAQMNNGLSGVETLFIPTNPTYSFLSSSLVKEVATWGGDVSHLVPPLVLDVLSERLKKR
- a CDS encoding cell division initiation protein → MDVQKKLDEITAMVSGARAMPMSASCVVNRAELLATLEELRAELPGSLAQAQELLGGREQMVAQARQEADRIIETAHAERGSLIADTEVARRSQAEADRILAEARQEAEEVRAEADDYVDSKLANFEVVLTKTLGSVGRGREKLLGTGPGLDENGYEDEDAPERSHDPETLRRDADTYVDTKLGAFEAVLAKTLEAVGRGRQKLHGRIATDDLGALADDSTTVQHSSDADYLAGLAALSDAPAERPRQPEYGEPQPTAAQIPAQAVPDMPAQEPAYGYAQQQPDPYAAYQQAYGAGQDPYGYQQQAGDPYAYQGYDAQQQPYDPQHGYAQPQQPQQPQQVQPQALDETSLFDTSMISAEQLRAYEQGRGV
- a CDS encoding YceD family protein, encoding MVLNARLDHRDPLVFDTHELGRRPGALQRLTRTVDAPKDFGVQGVIGVPEGAPVELDLRLESVMEGVLVTGTARATAEGECVRCLEPLEQQLVADFQELFSYPDADDRGRPAAEPGDDAEDDEDRLFIEDGLIGLEPVLRDAVVLALPMQPVCREDCPGLCSECGARLADDPDHHHDAVDIRWAALQGLAGSLEDGEKDEMSGDAPGSADAAEKQEK
- the rpmF gene encoding 50S ribosomal protein L32: MAVPKRKMSRSNTRHRRSQWKAAVPTLVACERCHEPKQQHIACPSCGTYNKRQVLEV